From the Thermus brockianus genome, the window CCTGGAGGTCCGCTTCCGGATCCAGGGCTTCACCCTGCTCCTTGGGGAAAGCGGCGTGGGCAAGACCACCCTCCTCAAGGCCCTGGCGGGCCTCCTCCCCGCCGAAGGCACCCCCTACGGGGGCCTTCCCCCGGAGAAGCGGCCCATCGGCTATCTGCCCCAGGACCTGGCCCTTTTCCCCCACATGACGGCCTGGGAAAACGTGGCCTTTCCCCTCAGGGGGAAAGACGCCAAGGACAAGGCCATGGCCCTCCTGGAGCGGGTGGGGCTTTGGGCGCACGCCCACAAGCGCCCTAGCGCCCTCTCGGGCGGGCAGAAACAGCGGGTGGCCCTGGCCCGGGCCCTGGCGCGCAACCCCGAGCTCCTCCTCCTGGACGAGCCCACGAGCGCCCTGGACCCCCTGACCAAGGACCAGGTGGTGGCGGAACTCATCGCCCTCATCCGCCGCGAGGGCCTCCCCGCCCTGGCGGTGAGCCACGACCCCGCCTTGGCGGGGATGGCGGACTGGCTGGTGGTGCTGGGGCGGAAAGGGGTGCTCCAGGAAGGCCCCCCGGAAAGGGTCATGGCCGCCCCCGGGAGGGTGGAGGTGGCCCGGCTGCTCGGGTACCAAAACCTCTTCCCGGTCCGGGTGGGGGAAGGAGGGGTGGAGGTGAACGGGGTCTTCCTCCGGCTTCCCCTTCCCCCCTGGGCCAAACCCGGAGGGAGCGCTTGGCTTGGGGTGCGGGCGGAGGAGGTGATGGTGGTGCGGGAAGACCGCCCGCCCCCCCTGGAGAACGTCCTGGAAGGCGTGCTAGAAGGCCTCCATCCCCAGGGCCTGGCCTACCGGGGACGCTTTCTCGGGCCCATACCCCTGGTACTCCTCCTCCCTCGGCACGTGCAGGAAAGGCTCCGCCTCCAGCCCGGCGAGCGGATCCGGGTGGCCCTGAAGCCCCGCTACCTGCACCTGATGCCGGGCGAGGCGGAGGAGGCCCGGGAGGTCTAGGCCGAACTTGCGCCGCAGGCCCTTGAGGTAAAACCGGGCCCGGGGCAAGGGGAGGCCCAAGGCTTCCGCCAGGGCTTTGGCCTCCGGGCTGGTTCCCTGGCCCAAGGCCCAAAGCGCCGCCCTTTCCCCCGGCAAAAGGCCAAGGCCCCGCTGGCCCCTAAGCCCCTCTGCCAAG encodes:
- a CDS encoding ABC transporter ATP-binding protein produces the protein MAGVEVHYRIRRPIALEVRFRIQGFTLLLGESGVGKTTLLKALAGLLPAEGTPYGGLPPEKRPIGYLPQDLALFPHMTAWENVAFPLRGKDAKDKAMALLERVGLWAHAHKRPSALSGGQKQRVALARALARNPELLLLDEPTSALDPLTKDQVVAELIALIRREGLPALAVSHDPALAGMADWLVVLGRKGVLQEGPPERVMAAPGRVEVARLLGYQNLFPVRVGEGGVEVNGVFLRLPLPPWAKPGGSAWLGVRAEEVMVVREDRPPPLENVLEGVLEGLHPQGLAYRGRFLGPIPLVLLLPRHVQERLRLQPGERIRVALKPRYLHLMPGEAEEAREV